The Balearica regulorum gibbericeps isolate bBalReg1 chromosome 5, bBalReg1.pri, whole genome shotgun sequence genome window below encodes:
- the TMEM260 gene encoding protein O-mannosyl-transferase TMEM260 isoform X5 has translation MECLLSGSYAGGILAAGVFSFSRLTWQWSIAAEVFSLNNLFVGLLMALTAHFEEASTAKERSKISKLGAFCCGLSLCNQHTIVLYIACIVPWVLSRLFRKTELSLGHLLKLGLCFLAGLLPYLYLPASSYLNQARWTWGDQTTFQGFLTHFLREEYGTFNLAKSETGSSMREMLLFQLAQMKSELSLPVLALALVACVSTALPTKQQKSPVIWLFAGMLCLYSLFFAWRANLDITKPLFLGVVERFWLQSSAVVAVLAGLGLAVLASVGSAVLEGSRALPWLEWLSALALVASQVWANYSVCDQSNNYVVDKFARNLLSSMPMGAVILLRGDLPGNALRYLHYCEGMRPDITLVDQEMMTYEWYLPKLAKHLPGVYFPGNRWNPVEGVLPDGTLAFNLHHFLQVNKHKEVFVCIGLHEGDSTWRRSYSLWPWGTCEKLVPSNVVFDPEEWIHLTRNLYNWTEDYGSFKPSSWEAVANEEMWQARMKTAFFIFDLAETASVTAEIKSQLYRFAYSSYKEIVNSHPNPPVNWHKNYAIACERMLRLHRVDVDPEVLLSETVKHFLLYTEKAEDDPQRQDILQAVKHLKKELQGLRKMKEDLRRRAG, from the exons GCTTTCTGGCTCATATGCTGGAGGAATCCTTGCTGCGGgggtgttttcattttctcGTCTAACATGGCAGTGGTCCATCGCGGCGGAGGTTTTTAGCTTAAACAATCTGTTTGTGGGGCTGCTGATGGCTCTCACCGCGCATTTTGAGGAGGCATCCACTGCAAAAGAGAGATCAAAG ATCTCTAAACTTGGTGCCTTTTGCTGTGGGCTCAGTTTGTGCAATCAGCACACAATAGTGCTTTATATCGCTTGTATTGTGCCTTGGGTTCTCTCCCGGCTTTTCAGAAAGACG GAATTGTCCCTAGGCCATTTGCTGAAGTTGGGTTTATGCTTCTTGGCTGGTTTGCTGCCTTATCTCTATCTGCCGGCTTCGTCCTACCTCAATCAAGCCCGTTGGACATGGGGAGACCAGACGACTTTTCAAGGATTTTTGACCCACTTTCTCAGGGAAGAATATGGGACGTTCAATCTG GCCAAGTCCGAGACAGGATCCAGTATGAGAGAGATGCTGCT TTTTCAGCTGGCGCAGATGAAGTCGGAGCTCTCCCTTCCCGTCCTCGCCCTGGCACTCGTGGCTTGTGTGAGCACAGCACTGCC gacaaagcagcagaaatcacCTGTGATCTGGCTCTTCGCCGGAATGCTCTGTCTTTATTCCCTTTTCTTCGCTTGGAGAGCAAATTTGGATATTACAAAACCTCTGTTTCTGGGCGTG gTGGAGCGAttctggctgcagagcagcgccgtggtggctgtgctggcggggctggggctggccgTGCTCGCCTCCGTCGGAAGCGCCGTGCTGGAGGGCAGCCGGGCGCTGCCGTGGCTGGAGTGGCTTTCTGCTCTCGCTCTCGTCGCTTCTCAAGTTTGGGCAAATTACAG TGTTTGTGATCAGAGCAACAACTACGTTGTCGATAAGTTTGCAAGGAATCTGCTGTCCTCTATGCCGATGGGTGCAGTGATCTTGCTAAGAGGAGACTTACCCGGGAATGCTCTTCGCTACCTTCATTATTGCGAAGGGATGAGGCCAGATATCACCTTGGTGGACCAGGAG ATGATGACTTATGAATGGTATTTACCCAAGCTGGCAAAGCATTTACCTGGCGTTTATTTTCCTGGGAACCGGTGGAATCCTGTGGAAGGAGTATTACCCGATGGGACACTTGCTTTTAATCTCCATCATTTCCTCCAAGTAAATAAGCA taaGGAAGTGTTTGTCTGCATAGGCCTTCATGAAGGGGACTCGACCTGGAGAAGGAGCTATTCGCTCTGGCCATGGGGTACGTGCGAAAAGTTGGTTCCTTCCAACGTTGTCTTTGACCCAGAGGAGTGGATTCATCTTACAAGAAATCTCTATAACTGGACTGAAGACTACGGCAG TTTCAAGCCCTCTTCCTGGGAAGCTGTCGCCAATGAGGAGATGTGGCAAGCCAG gatgaaaacagctttctttATATTTGACCTTGCAGAAACTGCCAGTGTgactgcagaaattaaatcaCAACTTTACAGATTTGCATACAGC TCATACAAAGAAATTGTCAACTCTCATCCAAATCCCCCGGTGAACTGGCACAAAAACTACGCCATCGCCTGCGAGAGGATGTTGCGTCTCCATCGGGTGGATGTGGATCCCGAAGTGTTGCTCTCCGAAACTGtgaaacatttccttctgtACACCGAGAAAGCGGAGGACGATCCCCAGCGGCAGGATATTCTGCAGGCTGTGAAGCACCTGAAGAAAGAGCTGCAGGGgctgaggaaaatgaaagaagatcTGAGGCGGCGAGCTGGGTAG
- the TMEM260 gene encoding protein O-mannosyl-transferase TMEM260 isoform X4, whose translation MSLELSGSYAGGILAAGVFSFSRLTWQWSIAAEVFSLNNLFVGLLMALTAHFEEASTAKERSKISKLGAFCCGLSLCNQHTIVLYIACIVPWVLSRLFRKTELSLGHLLKLGLCFLAGLLPYLYLPASSYLNQARWTWGDQTTFQGFLTHFLREEYGTFNLAKSETGSSMREMLLFQLAQMKSELSLPVLALALVACVSTALPTKQQKSPVIWLFAGMLCLYSLFFAWRANLDITKPLFLGVVERFWLQSSAVVAVLAGLGLAVLASVGSAVLEGSRALPWLEWLSALALVASQVWANYSVCDQSNNYVVDKFARNLLSSMPMGAVILLRGDLPGNALRYLHYCEGMRPDITLVDQEMMTYEWYLPKLAKHLPGVYFPGNRWNPVEGVLPDGTLAFNLHHFLQVNKHKEVFVCIGLHEGDSTWRRSYSLWPWGTCEKLVPSNVVFDPEEWIHLTRNLYNWTEDYGSFKPSSWEAVANEEMWQARMKTAFFIFDLAETASVTAEIKSQLYRFAYSSYKEIVNSHPNPPVNWHKNYAIACERMLRLHRVDVDPEVLLSETVKHFLLYTEKAEDDPQRQDILQAVKHLKKELQGLRKMKEDLRRRAG comes from the exons GCTTTCTGGCTCATATGCTGGAGGAATCCTTGCTGCGGgggtgttttcattttctcGTCTAACATGGCAGTGGTCCATCGCGGCGGAGGTTTTTAGCTTAAACAATCTGTTTGTGGGGCTGCTGATGGCTCTCACCGCGCATTTTGAGGAGGCATCCACTGCAAAAGAGAGATCAAAG ATCTCTAAACTTGGTGCCTTTTGCTGTGGGCTCAGTTTGTGCAATCAGCACACAATAGTGCTTTATATCGCTTGTATTGTGCCTTGGGTTCTCTCCCGGCTTTTCAGAAAGACG GAATTGTCCCTAGGCCATTTGCTGAAGTTGGGTTTATGCTTCTTGGCTGGTTTGCTGCCTTATCTCTATCTGCCGGCTTCGTCCTACCTCAATCAAGCCCGTTGGACATGGGGAGACCAGACGACTTTTCAAGGATTTTTGACCCACTTTCTCAGGGAAGAATATGGGACGTTCAATCTG GCCAAGTCCGAGACAGGATCCAGTATGAGAGAGATGCTGCT TTTTCAGCTGGCGCAGATGAAGTCGGAGCTCTCCCTTCCCGTCCTCGCCCTGGCACTCGTGGCTTGTGTGAGCACAGCACTGCC gacaaagcagcagaaatcacCTGTGATCTGGCTCTTCGCCGGAATGCTCTGTCTTTATTCCCTTTTCTTCGCTTGGAGAGCAAATTTGGATATTACAAAACCTCTGTTTCTGGGCGTG gTGGAGCGAttctggctgcagagcagcgccgtggtggctgtgctggcggggctggggctggccgTGCTCGCCTCCGTCGGAAGCGCCGTGCTGGAGGGCAGCCGGGCGCTGCCGTGGCTGGAGTGGCTTTCTGCTCTCGCTCTCGTCGCTTCTCAAGTTTGGGCAAATTACAG TGTTTGTGATCAGAGCAACAACTACGTTGTCGATAAGTTTGCAAGGAATCTGCTGTCCTCTATGCCGATGGGTGCAGTGATCTTGCTAAGAGGAGACTTACCCGGGAATGCTCTTCGCTACCTTCATTATTGCGAAGGGATGAGGCCAGATATCACCTTGGTGGACCAGGAG ATGATGACTTATGAATGGTATTTACCCAAGCTGGCAAAGCATTTACCTGGCGTTTATTTTCCTGGGAACCGGTGGAATCCTGTGGAAGGAGTATTACCCGATGGGACACTTGCTTTTAATCTCCATCATTTCCTCCAAGTAAATAAGCA taaGGAAGTGTTTGTCTGCATAGGCCTTCATGAAGGGGACTCGACCTGGAGAAGGAGCTATTCGCTCTGGCCATGGGGTACGTGCGAAAAGTTGGTTCCTTCCAACGTTGTCTTTGACCCAGAGGAGTGGATTCATCTTACAAGAAATCTCTATAACTGGACTGAAGACTACGGCAG TTTCAAGCCCTCTTCCTGGGAAGCTGTCGCCAATGAGGAGATGTGGCAAGCCAG gatgaaaacagctttctttATATTTGACCTTGCAGAAACTGCCAGTGTgactgcagaaattaaatcaCAACTTTACAGATTTGCATACAGC TCATACAAAGAAATTGTCAACTCTCATCCAAATCCCCCGGTGAACTGGCACAAAAACTACGCCATCGCCTGCGAGAGGATGTTGCGTCTCCATCGGGTGGATGTGGATCCCGAAGTGTTGCTCTCCGAAACTGtgaaacatttccttctgtACACCGAGAAAGCGGAGGACGATCCCCAGCGGCAGGATATTCTGCAGGCTGTGAAGCACCTGAAGAAAGAGCTGCAGGGgctgaggaaaatgaaagaagatcTGAGGCGGCGAGCTGGGTAG